Part of the Bacillus sp. N1-1 genome, AGCATGGTGAAAAGGTGAGAATTCGGTTTGGTAGTTTAGGTCACGGTTCGCATCCCATGCATATTCACGGACATCAGTTTGTCATTGAAACGCAGGATGGTAATCCACTTCCAGAAGCGATGAAAATGAAAAGAAATAGTATTACTCTAGCTTCGGGAGAAACGTTTGATTTAATGGTCAATGCTAACAATCCTGGTACTTGGCCGCTCCATTGCCATTCGCCTCATCATATGTCCAATAATGGAAGAGAAGGTCATGGAGGTATGATGACAGCTTTAGAATATAAATAATGTCATGTAATTATAAACTGACAACCACATTAAAACTTGCCATCCTTCATGGGGGATGACATGTTTTAAATCTATTCTTTATAGTCTCATCTCCAGCACTATCATTTTCGATGCAAGAAAAGGAACGACCATTAGTAGAGTTTAATTAAAATGATTAAACAAATGACCTGCATAGCAGAAAAGTCGATTCCGTCAAGGTCGAGTGGGTCCAGCGACGGATGCTATCTGCGATGCTCTTGTGGGACTGAATTGGAAAAGGCTTTTTTATATAAATTGTTGCTATTAAAATCATGTTTTTTTTGGAAATGCATGAAATCTGCATAAAGTAAGGATATCAAGCTAAGAGAATATTATAGGGGTGAGAGTATTGGGAGAATACAAAGAAAATAGTCTATCTTTAATTGGAGCAATTGGTTTAGGTACCGGAGTTATGATCAGCGCAGGAATTTTTGCGTTACTTGGTCAAGTGGCAGAACTTGCTGGTATGTGGTTTCCATTGATCTTTATCGCAGGAGGAATTGTTACTGGGTTTAGCGCTTATTCTTATGTAAAGATGAGTAACGAGTACCCTTCTGCAGGTGGGATTGGAATGTTTCTCGTTAAAGCTTATGGAAAAGGGACATTAACTGCTTCAGCAGCTATGCTGATGGCTGTTTCCATGGTCATTAATCAGAGTCTTGTTGCACGGACATTTGGTACGTATACGCTTCAGATTTTTAACGTTGACCAATCAAATTATCTTGTTCCTTTGTTAGGTGTAGGGTTATTGCTTTTCGCTTTCTTAGTGAATATTTCAGGTAATAGTTTTATTCAAACATTTACATCGATCGTATCTCTTTTGAAGATAATTGGATTAGTAATTTTTGCGATAGGAGGATTATGGGTAGCAGGATTTTCAATCACTCCAGCAGAGGGTGGATCCGGTACGCCAGATTCAACGATAGCTAGCATGATCGCTGCCGTTGCATTAACAATTCTTTCTTTTAAAGGCTTTACAACCATTACCAATAGTGGCTCTGAAATCGTAAAGCCTAAGAAAAATGTGGGACGAGCTATTGTCGCTTCAATCCTGATCAGTTTACTAGTCTATCTGATCATTGCTTGGGCAGTATCAAGTAATCTTCCGTTAAGTGAAATTATTAAAGCGAAAGATTATTCCTTAGCTGAGGCAGCGAGACCAGCCTTTGGGGAGTATGGTGTTTGGTTTACAGTCGCAATCGCTATTATTGCAACGATCTCTGGTATAATCGCAAGCGTTTTTGCGGTCTCTCGAATGCTTGCGATGTTAACAGATATGAAGCTTATTCCACATAAGCATTTCGGTATGCCAGGGCGTATTCAAAAGCACACTCTGGTCTATACAGTCGTACTCGCAATGGTGTTAGCAGTCGCATTTGATCTGAGTAGAATTGCTTCCGTAGGGGCTATTCTATATCTCGTGATGGATATGATCGTTCACTGGGGAGTCTTAAAGCATCTTAGTGAAAAGGTAAATGCGAAATCTGGGATTGTTTGGACTGCTTTGATTCTCGATGCCATTGTATTGCTTGCTTTCATGTGGGTGAAAGCTACTACTGACTGGTTGATTGTCGTAGTTTCTGTTTTGTTTATCATCTTTATTTTTATTGGAGAACATTTTTTCTTGAAGTACAGACAAGAAGAGTAATTTTACTATAAAAACATTAAAGGAGCGGATTGAAATGATGAACGGTGGCGGAATGGGAGGCATGGGAGGCGGATTCTTTGGTTTTGGCTTCCTCTTTCTCCTTATCATCATAGCAATAATTGTTGTCGTCTTCTGGATGAGGAAGCCGGGATCGAATAATAAGTCAACTTCAAATCACAATTCAACTGAAACGCTGAAAGAACGTTTGGCGAAAGGTGAAATTACAGAAGAAGAATATGACCGGTTAAAAAGGAAACTAAATAACTAAGTTATATAGACAGGTTTGGTGGAGTTCATTCAGTAAAGAGTGAGCTCCATATTTCGGTCTCGACATTTTCTGCATAATTGCTGGGAATGATCATAGAAGATAATTGGATAAGAGGTGAAGCTAGATGAAAAGAAAAGTAATTGGTTCAATCGTAATCGTTGTTCTACTAATTATTGGCGGAGTAGTTTTTCTCAATTCTCCTTTTTATAGTAGTGGGGATAAGACCTTACCAGAGGGTGTTAAACAGGGCGAGATGAGTATTCTAGAAGTGAATGCACAGAAGCCAGAGGATCGAACTGTCAAAACCTTCAACCTAACTGCCGAGGAGACTGAGTGGAACATTAGTGAAGATAAGCAAATAAATGCCTGGACGTATAATGGAACGGTTCCTGGTAAACCTTTGCGTGTTACGGAAGGAGACTTCATTCGCATAAATTTAAAGAACGAACTAGATGTGCCAGTCACGATTCACTGGCATGGGATGTTACTTCCTAATGAGATGGACGGTGTTCCAGGGCTCACTCAGAATGCTGTGCAGCCTGGAAAATCATTCACATATGAATTTATTGCGAATGATGCCG contains:
- a CDS encoding APC family permease, which encodes MGEYKENSLSLIGAIGLGTGVMISAGIFALLGQVAELAGMWFPLIFIAGGIVTGFSAYSYVKMSNEYPSAGGIGMFLVKAYGKGTLTASAAMLMAVSMVINQSLVARTFGTYTLQIFNVDQSNYLVPLLGVGLLLFAFLVNISGNSFIQTFTSIVSLLKIIGLVIFAIGGLWVAGFSITPAEGGSGTPDSTIASMIAAVALTILSFKGFTTITNSGSEIVKPKKNVGRAIVASILISLLVYLIIAWAVSSNLPLSEIIKAKDYSLAEAARPAFGEYGVWFTVAIAIIATISGIIASVFAVSRMLAMLTDMKLIPHKHFGMPGRIQKHTLVYTVVLAMVLAVAFDLSRIASVGAILYLVMDMIVHWGVLKHLSEKVNAKSGIVWTALILDAIVLLAFMWVKATTDWLIVVVSVLFIIFIFIGEHFFLKYRQEE
- a CDS encoding SHOCT domain-containing protein — encoded protein: MMNGGGMGGMGGGFFGFGFLFLLIIIAIIVVVFWMRKPGSNNKSTSNHNSTETLKERLAKGEITEEEYDRLKRKLNN